A genomic window from Candidatus Methylacidiphilum fumarolicum includes:
- a CDS encoding bifunctional folylpolyglutamate synthase/dihydrofolate synthase: protein MNNPFLEDQFYRQALKFLGQARTVGMKLGLQNIIELAREMGNVHEKMNFIHIAGTNGKGSTAAFIASALKRSGFKTGLYTSPHLVTIRERIQINGHPISKEQFSHWVLEIQEKIERIKQRKKDFACTFFEIITMVAILEFFRCKVDWVVWETGLGGRLDATNIVNPRLSIITNIDYDHTQFLGDTLESIAEEKAGIIKEGVPVIVGKMPKEALAVIKKRALEKGAELIDICQSVEIKPLKMDYERQWVEIANIPFCLGLTGIHQLDNAACAFAALRLLFAEENSMDIKRMQEGFRTVCWPGRFQVIRKAPLCIIDGAHNVAATKQLVANWEQIVGDEPYHLVFGVLQDKNFPMMAEILKRKASMVTLIKPPTSRGLEPKELLPFFGGIKTQICPSWADFMPSMDGSLRPILATGSLYLIGQILVEEYEGKEEFKWNELLDG, encoded by the coding sequence ATGAATAATCCTTTTTTGGAAGATCAATTCTATAGGCAAGCTCTTAAGTTCCTTGGCCAAGCCAGAACAGTAGGGATGAAACTTGGCCTGCAAAACATTATAGAGCTGGCCAGGGAAATGGGAAATGTTCATGAAAAAATGAATTTTATTCATATTGCTGGCACTAACGGCAAGGGTTCCACAGCTGCATTTATTGCCTCAGCATTGAAAAGGAGTGGATTTAAAACCGGTCTCTATACTTCGCCTCATCTCGTTACTATTAGGGAAAGAATACAGATTAATGGGCATCCAATCTCTAAGGAACAATTTAGTCATTGGGTCTTGGAAATTCAAGAAAAGATTGAAAGGATTAAACAAAGAAAGAAAGATTTTGCCTGTACTTTTTTTGAAATTATTACGATGGTAGCCATTTTAGAATTTTTCAGATGCAAGGTAGATTGGGTGGTTTGGGAAACGGGTCTGGGCGGTCGTTTAGATGCTACCAATATTGTCAATCCTAGGCTTTCTATCATTACCAACATCGATTATGATCATACTCAATTTTTAGGAGACACTTTAGAATCGATTGCAGAAGAAAAAGCTGGGATAATCAAAGAAGGGGTTCCTGTGATTGTGGGTAAAATGCCTAAAGAAGCCTTGGCTGTTATAAAAAAGAGGGCATTGGAAAAAGGCGCAGAGCTCATCGATATCTGCCAATCGGTTGAGATAAAACCCTTAAAAATGGACTATGAAAGGCAATGGGTGGAAATTGCGAATATTCCTTTTTGTTTAGGCTTAACTGGAATCCATCAACTAGATAATGCGGCCTGTGCTTTTGCTGCCCTCCGTCTCCTTTTTGCTGAGGAAAATAGTATGGACATAAAAAGGATGCAGGAAGGATTTAGAACGGTTTGCTGGCCTGGAAGATTCCAAGTCATTCGAAAAGCTCCTTTGTGCATTATTGATGGAGCCCATAATGTAGCAGCGACAAAGCAGCTAGTTGCAAACTGGGAACAGATTGTTGGAGACGAACCTTATCATTTAGTTTTTGGAGTCCTACAAGACAAAAACTTTCCTATGATGGCTGAGATTCTTAAAAGGAAAGCTTCCATGGTAACTTTAATCAAGCCACCTACCTCTAGAGGTCTAGAACCAAAAGAACTCCTTCCTTTTTTTGGTGGCATTAAAACACAAATCTGCCCCTCGTGGGCTGACTTCATGCCCTCTATGGATGGTTCCTTACGGCCGATTTTAGCTACTGGCTCCCTCTACTTAATTGGCCAAATTTTGGTCGAGGAATACGAAGGCAAAGAAGAATTCAAGTGGAATGAATTATTGGATGGGTAA
- a CDS encoding hemolysin family protein gives MNNWFEMSWKPLLIVFLILANGFFVAAEFAIIKVRITELKLLLKTKDWRLPLALKIVQNPTLFLSATQIGITLSSLGLGWIAEPAMAGWIKALLFRLGISHDITLNSLSYLFALCLITFLSIALGELAPKFLALQYARKIILFTSPILTISSILFYPAISILNISANWALKLLGFEPPKTTGRFGQSISMDELQQIIMHSAHAHPFDELINRIMIKALRLKNTTAQQVMIPKDRVVVLWLNQPIQENLKIAQRSGYSRFPVCEGSIDNLVGMVLLQELLWQYITLGEQTKLSSILRPALIFSPSTPLPVMLEKFRKARTHLAIVKDKNEKVIGLVSFEDVLEELVGDIRDEFDIEKGPIYELTKEYAVVDGDLPLRDLANETNWPLPTDTTQTVSEWCFDKIKRQPKKAEMFSIDGFNIVVEEVSPQKIKRVKLIRIQEPTEEESFFEEGH, from the coding sequence ATGAACAACTGGTTTGAAATGAGCTGGAAACCCCTGCTTATTGTTTTTCTAATCCTTGCAAACGGGTTTTTCGTTGCTGCCGAATTTGCCATCATCAAAGTGAGGATAACGGAACTGAAACTTCTTTTAAAAACAAAAGATTGGCGGCTGCCTCTAGCTCTAAAGATCGTTCAAAATCCCACCCTATTTTTATCCGCTACCCAAATTGGGATTACCCTTTCTAGTCTAGGCTTAGGATGGATAGCTGAACCGGCTATGGCTGGATGGATAAAAGCCCTGCTCTTCCGATTAGGCATATCTCATGACATAACTTTAAATTCTCTTTCCTATTTGTTTGCTCTCTGCTTGATTACCTTTTTGTCCATTGCCCTTGGGGAGTTAGCCCCAAAGTTTTTGGCGCTTCAATATGCCAGAAAAATTATTCTTTTTACAAGCCCCATCCTTACTATTTCTTCCATCCTTTTTTATCCTGCCATCTCTATTCTTAACATTTCTGCCAATTGGGCTCTCAAGCTTCTTGGATTCGAACCTCCTAAGACAACTGGACGTTTCGGCCAGAGCATATCTATGGATGAACTCCAGCAAATCATCATGCATTCAGCCCACGCCCATCCTTTTGATGAACTAATTAACCGAATCATGATCAAGGCTCTACGACTGAAAAATACAACCGCCCAACAAGTAATGATTCCTAAAGATAGAGTGGTTGTTCTCTGGCTTAATCAACCAATTCAAGAAAATCTTAAAATCGCTCAACGATCCGGTTATAGTCGCTTCCCCGTATGTGAAGGGTCTATCGATAATCTAGTGGGGATGGTCCTCCTTCAGGAACTTCTATGGCAATATATAACGCTTGGAGAACAAACAAAACTTTCATCTATTCTAAGACCCGCCCTCATTTTCTCTCCCTCTACTCCTTTGCCCGTAATGCTTGAAAAATTTCGTAAGGCCAGAACCCATTTGGCAATTGTTAAGGATAAAAATGAAAAAGTTATAGGTCTTGTCAGCTTTGAAGACGTGTTGGAAGAGTTAGTAGGCGACATTCGAGACGAATTTGACATTGAGAAAGGACCAATCTATGAACTGACCAAAGAGTACGCAGTGGTGGACGGAGATCTCCCCTTAAGAGATTTAGCCAATGAAACAAATTGGCCTCTGCCCACTGACACGACTCAAACGGTTTCCGAATGGTGTTTTGATAAAATAAAAAGGCAACCCAAAAAAGCTGAAATGTTCTCCATAGATGGATTTAATATTGTCGTTGAAGAGGTAAGTCCGCAGAAGATCAAAAGAGTCAAACTCATTCGGATCCAAGAGCCAACCGAAGAAGAAAGCTTCTTTGAAGAAGGACACTAA
- a CDS encoding lysophospholipid acyltransferase family protein, with amino-acid sequence MSHVIFSSSLITEARKWARGKFSPAFAGSLIRSLAKTLRYELHDPFGIVSSPPNTPLIFSFWHNRLFLMPYLYRKHFPSRKLIAMVSGSNDGKFLSRLLGQFNLFPASGSSSKRGISAFKRAIEAAKKEGCDIAVTPDGPRGPCYSFQEGVLQLSRLSGIPIVAVSYHLEKKIELNSWDRFQIPLPFSKCTIFVGPIFSIPKNITEDKLLELKTELSIALSR; translated from the coding sequence ATGTCCCACGTCATTTTTAGCTCCTCCTTGATTACAGAAGCTAGGAAATGGGCAAGAGGAAAATTTTCTCCTGCTTTTGCTGGTAGCCTCATTCGCAGTTTAGCAAAAACGCTCCGCTATGAGCTCCATGACCCTTTTGGAATTGTCAGCTCTCCCCCCAATACACCGCTTATCTTCTCCTTTTGGCATAACCGCCTCTTCCTGATGCCATATCTATACAGAAAACATTTTCCATCCAGAAAGCTCATCGCCATGGTTAGCGGTAGTAACGACGGCAAATTTCTGAGTCGACTCTTAGGACAATTCAACCTTTTCCCAGCCTCAGGTTCTTCTTCAAAAAGAGGCATTTCGGCTTTTAAAAGAGCCATTGAAGCAGCCAAAAAAGAAGGCTGTGACATAGCGGTTACCCCTGACGGCCCTCGAGGGCCTTGTTATTCCTTTCAAGAAGGAGTGCTTCAACTGAGCAGGCTCTCTGGCATTCCCATAGTAGCAGTCAGTTACCATCTTGAAAAAAAAATAGAATTAAACAGTTGGGATCGATTTCAAATTCCCCTTCCATTTAGCAAATGTACTATTTTTGTAGGTCCTATTTTTTCGATACCCAAAAATATAACCGAAGACAAACTACTTGAATTGAAAACCGAATTATCGATAGCGCTTTCTAGATAA